A genomic window from Brevinematales bacterium includes:
- the rodA gene encoding rod shape-determining protein RodA has product MLKENLKNINYGFIIIPLLLSVIGLIFIYSSGIYPDGSNSGQYLKQLIWMFIGLGLSVGIMTLDYYQLVENAEIFYLIGILVLAATLIIGKSIRGAKSWFGVAGLGIQPSEIMKLFYILLLAKFFSNASPTENRLRTFIISLVMLGIPLGLILLQPDLGTSLVFIGIYIIMSFIGMPDDRYVKYIVFTGLVTAVLVLGNAYYKFYFLEMYQSHIEIFDVLFNFNTMLIIAIAMFLYTLVAVILEFFNPVEIIRKILPFTIIAGIGFGVAAVSNVVLKPYQWKRLLVFLNPEFDRWGAGYNIIQSKIAIGSGGFAGKGIFRGTQNLLGFLPEKSTDFIFSIISEEAGFLGGAFVIALFCIYFFMIIRTIANAHDKEGMLISAGILGMFFIHFIINIGMTLGTAPVTGLPLPFVSYGGSSYLTFILAGALLSNIHSRRFVH; this is encoded by the coding sequence ATGCTGAAAGAGAATCTAAAAAATATCAACTACGGCTTTATTATAATACCGTTATTGCTCTCCGTGATCGGTCTGATATTTATATACAGTTCCGGTATTTACCCCGATGGGAGCAACTCGGGGCAATATCTGAAACAATTAATCTGGATGTTCATCGGGCTGGGATTAAGCGTCGGCATCATGACTCTCGACTATTACCAATTGGTCGAGAACGCGGAAATTTTCTACCTGATCGGTATACTGGTTCTCGCGGCGACACTCATTATCGGTAAATCGATTCGCGGTGCGAAGAGCTGGTTCGGCGTTGCGGGTCTGGGTATTCAGCCGTCGGAAATCATGAAATTATTCTACATCCTCCTTTTAGCGAAATTTTTCTCGAACGCATCACCCACGGAGAACCGTCTCCGTACTTTTATCATCAGTCTGGTTATGCTGGGAATTCCTCTCGGACTGATTCTTCTCCAACCCGACTTGGGGACGTCGCTGGTATTTATCGGAATCTATATCATCATGAGTTTCATCGGGATGCCGGACGACCGTTATGTGAAGTACATCGTGTTTACCGGACTGGTGACCGCGGTGCTGGTGCTCGGGAACGCCTATTATAAATTTTACTTCCTCGAAATGTACCAGTCGCATATCGAAATATTCGATGTTTTATTTAATTTTAATACGATGCTGATTATCGCGATAGCCATGTTCCTTTATACGCTGGTGGCAGTAATCCTTGAATTTTTTAATCCCGTGGAGATTATCCGAAAGATTCTGCCGTTTACGATCATCGCGGGGATAGGGTTCGGGGTGGCCGCGGTCTCAAATGTAGTTCTCAAACCGTATCAATGGAAACGTCTGCTCGTATTCCTCAACCCCGAGTTCGACCGTTGGGGCGCGGGCTATAATATCATCCAGTCAAAAATCGCCATCGGATCGGGGGGCTTTGCCGGGAAGGGAATCTTCCGGGGTACGCAAAATCTACTGGGATTCCTCCCTGAAAAAAGCACCGATTTTATCTTTTCAATTATCAGCGAAGAAGCGGGATTCCTCGGAGGGGCATTCGTCATAGCCCTGTTCTGTATCTATTTCTTCATGATTATTCGGACTATCGCAAACGCGCATGACAAGGAAGGGATGCTGATATCCGCGGGAATTCTCGGGATGTTCTTTATCCATTTTATCATTAATATCGGTATGACACTGGGAACCGCCCCGGTAACGGGCTTACCACTTCCGTTTGTCAGCTACGGTGGTTCGTCCTATCTGACGTTTATTCTCGCGGGCGCGTTATTATCGAATATTCACTCCCGCCGTTTCGTTCATTAA
- a CDS encoding ankyrin repeat domain-containing protein produces MGALTDAAAKGNPDEVRRLIGAGSPVNEITDFGLTPLHFACASGYIEIIKDLIQAGGDVNARAGNDATPLHAVVLKGSLEGVKLLVDGGADLNAKDDLGNTPFQLAVLKGNEDIVAYFRSIGVTG; encoded by the coding sequence ATGGGTGCACTTACGGACGCGGCCGCGAAGGGGAATCCCGACGAGGTCCGGCGGCTTATCGGCGCTGGCAGCCCGGTAAATGAAATTACGGATTTCGGACTAACCCCGCTGCACTTCGCGTGCGCATCGGGTTATATTGAAATCATCAAGGACTTGATTCAGGCGGGGGGGGATGTCAATGCGCGCGCGGGAAACGACGCAACTCCGCTGCACGCGGTGGTATTGAAGGGCAGTCTCGAAGGGGTGAAACTACTGGTAGACGGCGGGGCGGATTTGAACGCGAAGGACGACCTTGGGAATACTCCGTTTCAATTAGCGGTGCTCAAGGGAAATGAGGATATTGTCGCTTATTTTCGTTCTATCGGCGTTACCGGCTAG
- a CDS encoding YegP family protein yields the protein MAAKFEVFKNKQGQYQFHLKAPNGEIIAASESYTGKDGCMNGIESVKKNAPDGKFEVYQDKKGEHRFNLKAGNGEIIAVSEGYTSKDGCMNGIESLKKNAPTAAIVEL from the coding sequence ATGGCGGCAAAATTCGAGGTTTTTAAAAACAAACAGGGTCAGTACCAATTCCATCTGAAAGCGCCTAACGGGGAGATTATCGCGGCAAGCGAATCCTATACCGGAAAAGACGGCTGTATGAACGGGATCGAATCGGTCAAGAAAAACGCCCCCGACGGTAAATTTGAGGTTTACCAGGATAAGAAAGGCGAGCACCGTTTCAACCTGAAAGCGGGTAACGGCGAGATTATCGCGGTCAGCGAGGGTTATACCAGCAAAGACGGCTGCATGAACGGAATCGAATCGCTCAAGAAAAACGCCCCGACCGCAGCCATCGTAGAATTGTAA